CGCTCAATCTCGCCGAGACGGATGCTGCCTCGGTTATCCGGCTGATGGTCGGCGGCTCCGGCGACATGCCGGCTTCGCAGTCGTCGGCCCCCGCCGTGGTCAACGGCAAGGACGGCGCGGCGATGACCGTCCGCAATCTCTCCGGTCGCGGCTTCCGCAATGTCAGTTTCGAAGTCGCCAAGGGCGAAATTCTCGGCTTCGGCGGGCTTCACGGTCAGGGCCAGTCGGCGCTGCTCCGGGCGATCTTCGGTGCCGGCTCGATTAGCTCGGGCGAAGTGCTGATCGGCGACGGCCGCTTTGACGTCTCGAGCCCGCGCGACGCCATTCGGCGCGGCTGCGCCTATGTTTCCGGCGATCGCGGCCGCGATGGCGTCATCAGCGGCAGGCCGATCATCGAGAACGTCACGCCGATCCATTATCTGCGCGATCGCCTGCTGATCGCGCGGCCCTCCAAGCTGCGCGACAAGGTGGTGCCGGCACTTCAGAGCATGCACACCAAGTTTGAGAGCCTGTTCCGCCCGATCAATTCGCTTTCCGGCGGCAACCAGCAGAAGGTGATCATCGCCCGCTGGCTGATCGACCGGCCCCATGTGCTGCTGCTCGACGACCCGACGAAGGGCATCGACCTTTCGGCGAAGGCCGACCTCTTCGCGCTGATCCGCCAGCTGGCCGCCGAGGGCCTCGGCATCCTGCTCTATTCATCCGAGGACGCCGAATTGCTCGGGAACGCCAACCGCATCCTCGTCTTCAACGGCGGATCGGTCAGCCGCGAACTGACGGGTGCCGACCGCACACGCTACAATCTTTGTCAAGCCGCTTATGAGGCTGCGTGATGGCAGAGATCACGATCACTCCGAGGGCGCGCACGGGCGGCATCCGCAAGCTTCTGGAGCGTTATCCCTTTCTGCCGGCGCTCTTGATCGTCGTGGGCCTCCTGTTGCTCAACGGCGTCTTTTCGCAGAACAGCCTCAGCTACCGGTCGCTGACGGGGCTGCTCAGTACCTACATGGCGCTGATCCTGCTCGCGATCGCCCAGACCTATGTCGTCTATGCCGGTGATATCGATCTTTCCGCGGGCTCGATCCTGTCGCTCGTCAATGTCGCGATCGTCGTCTTGATGGAGCGATGGGGTGGCGGCGCCGGCGCCGTGTTGCTCGCCCTTGCGCTCGGCCTTCTGCTGGGGCTCGCCTGCGGGCTGCTGAACGGCATCGTCGTCGCCGCATTGCGGCTGCAGGCGATCGTCGCGACCTTCGCGACGAGCATATTTTTTACCGGCTTCGCCCTCTACATCCTTCCCGTCGCCGGCACGCCGGCGCCGGCGCTGTTCTGGCGGACCTATGGCGGCCGGCTGCTCGGCGTGCCCTTCGTGTTCTACATCCTGGCGGTGCTCGCCGCCGTGCTCCTGGTGCTGAGCCGCACGCGCCTCGTCACGCAGTTGCTTGCGGTCGGCGACGACCAGCAGGCGGCCTACCAGACCGGGCTGCCGGTCGTGCCCATACGGATCAGGGGCTACCTTCTCTGCGGGTTGTTCTCCGCACTCGCCGCCTTCTGCATCACCGGCGATACGGCGAGCGGCGACCCCTTGGTCGGCGGCAAGATGACGCTCTACAGCGTCGCCGCCGTGGTGCTCGGCGGCAGCGCGCTTTCCGGCGGCTGGGGAACGGTGGTCGGCTCGGCTCTTGGCGCACTGACGATCGGTCTCATCAACTCGGTCGTCTTCTTCATGGGCACGCCCTCGGAATGGCAGAATTTCGTTCAAGGCTTCGCTATTCTCGTCGTGCTGATGGCCGGCGTGCTGGCAGGCAGGAGGGCGCGCGCGTGAGCCGGATCCTCACTGTCATTCGCCAGCCGCTCGTTGTCGCGCTCGTGCTGATCGCGGCTCTCCTATACCTCGGCCAAACGCTGTCGCCGGGCTTCGCCTCCGGCGGACAGGTCCTGAGGCTCTTGATCGTCGCCTCGCTCCTCGGCATCGTCGCGGCGGGCCAGAACGTCGTCATTCTCGGTGGGCGCGAGGGGATCGACCTTTCGGTCGGCGGCGTCGTTTCGCTTTCGGCGATCATCGCCGGCAACGTCATGAACGGGGCAGACAGCGGCATTGTCCCGGCAATCCTCGCCTGCCTCGCCGCCGGCGCCTTCTTCGGCCTGCTCAACGGATTGGGCGTGACGCTCCTGCGCATCCCACCGCTCGTCATGACACTCGGCATGCTCGGCGTCCTCCAGGGGCTGCTCGTCGTCATCCGCATGGGCATCCCTTCCGGCCGCGCCGCGCCGGGCCTTTCAAGCTTCGTCACGCAGCCGCTCGTCGGCGGCATTCCCGGCATCATCTGGCTGTGGATCGCCATCGGCCTCATCATGGCCTTCATGCTCCACCGCACGGTTTTCGGCCATCGCATCTATGCCATCGGCTCGAACGAGCATGCGGCCTACATGGCCGGCGTCCCCGTTCGGGTCATGCGCATCGCGCTCTTCATCATTTCCGGCATGTTCGCCGCGGTCGCCGGCCTCTGTTTGCTCGGCTATTCCGGCTCGTCCTTCGCCAATGTCGGCGAGCAGTACACGCTTCCGTCGATCATCGCCGTCGTCTTCGGCGGCACGTCGCTTGCCGGCGGCAGGGGCGGCTATACCGGCACCATGGCCGGCGCGATCCTGCTCGTCATCCTTCAGAGCATCCTAACCACGGTGAATATCGACGAATCCGGGCGGCAGATGGTGTTCGGGGCGACGCTGCTCCTGCTCATGATGTTCTATGGTAGGGGCCGGGCGATGCGCGCATGAGAGAGCGGCCGAAGATCAAGGATATCGCCGAGCGGGCGGGCGTGTCGGTTGCGACGGTGTCGCGTGCGCTGAGCGATTCGGCGCTGGTAACCGCCGAGACAAACAGGGCGGCGGGGTGCTCTCCGACATGATGTGCCCACAGCGTCGAGGTGGCGCGTCATCTGCTGACGGCGCCGGGTGCCCCGCGCAACTGAAGGTGACGGCGGTCAACGGCACGGTTGCAAACCTCAAATGGACCGGGCCGGCCTATGCCGATGAGCTCAGCGGGCGCTTCGGAAAGGCGGTCGACTACCGCAGGCGTCCCGCGGAGGATTTTGCCCGAGCGGCCGTCACGCTCGAGGACGAGGACGGCAACGAGCTGATGATCGAGGCGACCACCTCCTAGGCCTATGTCAGCGCCGGCTTACGCATACAGCTTCAACTTCTAGGCCCGGAATATGCGCTGGAATACAATTCGCTCGAAACCGGCTTGCAGATCTTCCTGTCGCGCGAGGTCAAGGGGTCCGAGGGCGAGGATCTCGTCGAAAAGCAGAATGCCGAGCAGGGGCTGATGCCGGCGCCGGAGGACGAGGCCGGCGTCTATGGCTACACGGATGAAAACCGGCCCATGGTCGAGTGTTTCCGCAAGGGCGTGAAGCCGCTCGAAGCCTTCGAGGACGGCCTCGCCGTGGTCGAGATCCTGATGGGTCTCTATCGGTCGGCCGAGATCGGCGCGACGCTCATGTTTCCGGCGCCGGAACTGGAAGACTACGTTCGGTCGTCGCGCGCACGGGCGCGTGACCGATCCAGCGCCCTTTTGGTGTCGCCTCCGACGGCACGTCTGGTTATAGTCCGCACAACGCCGCGTCTAATTGGACGGGCGAATGCAAGGCAGGCAGTCGGAATCGCCGTGCAGGACATGCGTGATCCGAGAGGCGGACGGGAGGAAATATGATGCAGAGGAACACGGCCAACCGGGTTGGGGGAGCGCGGCCATGCTGATCCGGGACAAGGTCTTTCTGGTGACCGGCGCCGGGTCGGGGCTCGGAGCCGCCGTCGCACGCGCCCTTGTGGCCGATGGCGCCTCTGTCGTTATCGCCGATGTCAATGCCGACACGGGTTCGGCGATGG
The genomic region above belongs to Sinorhizobium mexicanum and contains:
- a CDS encoding sugar ABC transporter ATP-binding protein — encoded protein: MTKLRLSGVSKAYGATLALRRGDLEVMAGEVHVLMGSNGSGKSTLCKIIAGSVRPDAGKILIDNRPATITGPHSAQAEGIGIFYQELSLAAHRSVEENICLAALPIKAHLFVDRALLKQRAARYIRLFEEVAGEGFSAGALVGNLRPDQRQLVEIMKALASEAPIMIFDEPTSALDRAQVDRFFEILRDLKRQDRGVIFISHRMDEIKAIGDRVTIIRDGETITTLNLAETDAASVIRLMVGGSGDMPASQSSAPAVVNGKDGAAMTVRNLSGRGFRNVSFEVAKGEILGFGGLHGQGQSALLRAIFGAGSISSGEVLIGDGRFDVSSPRDAIRRGCAYVSGDRGRDGVISGRPIIENVTPIHYLRDRLLIARPSKLRDKVVPALQSMHTKFESLFRPINSLSGGNQQKVIIARWLIDRPHVLLLDDPTKGIDLSAKADLFALIRQLAAEGLGILLYSSEDAELLGNANRILVFNGGSVSRELTGADRTRYNLCQAAYEAA
- a CDS encoding ABC transporter permease, giving the protein MAEITITPRARTGGIRKLLERYPFLPALLIVVGLLLLNGVFSQNSLSYRSLTGLLSTYMALILLAIAQTYVVYAGDIDLSAGSILSLVNVAIVVLMERWGGGAGAVLLALALGLLLGLACGLLNGIVVAALRLQAIVATFATSIFFTGFALYILPVAGTPAPALFWRTYGGRLLGVPFVFYILAVLAAVLLVLSRTRLVTQLLAVGDDQQAAYQTGLPVVPIRIRGYLLCGLFSALAAFCITGDTASGDPLVGGKMTLYSVAAVVLGGSALSGGWGTVVGSALGALTIGLINSVVFFMGTPSEWQNFVQGFAILVVLMAGVLAGRRARA
- a CDS encoding ABC transporter permease — translated: MSRILTVIRQPLVVALVLIAALLYLGQTLSPGFASGGQVLRLLIVASLLGIVAAGQNVVILGGREGIDLSVGGVVSLSAIIAGNVMNGADSGIVPAILACLAAGAFFGLLNGLGVTLLRIPPLVMTLGMLGVLQGLLVVIRMGIPSGRAAPGLSSFVTQPLVGGIPGIIWLWIAIGLIMAFMLHRTVFGHRIYAIGSNEHAAYMAGVPVRVMRIALFIISGMFAAVAGLCLLGYSGSSFANVGEQYTLPSIIAVVFGGTSLAGGRGGYTGTMAGAILLVILQSILTTVNIDESGRQMVFGATLLLLMMFYGRGRAMRA